One window from the genome of Nisaea sediminum encodes:
- a CDS encoding DUF599 domain-containing protein has protein sequence MESVLEIMRRDDLLALALFMICWLGYETFVAVSVRRGKGLPAAMQAWRRDWFSAAVERENRIIDVQIVRSLAGNSAFMASTSIFVVGGLAAVFGASEQAVAVLNRFSFLIETSQDRFGLKIALLIFIFTFAFFRLAWSIRLHNNAAVVLGAIPQPELKDQRDIGIARAAVAAELASLAARHYNGGVHAYYFGLAVCTWFLHPFAFMAASLWVVAILYRREFRSRALRTVRRG, from the coding sequence ATGGAATCGGTCCTGGAAATCATGCGGCGCGACGATCTGCTCGCGCTTGCACTCTTCATGATCTGCTGGCTCGGTTACGAGACCTTCGTGGCGGTCAGCGTCAGGCGCGGCAAGGGCTTGCCCGCCGCGATGCAGGCCTGGCGGCGGGACTGGTTCTCCGCCGCGGTCGAGCGCGAGAACCGGATCATCGACGTTCAGATCGTCCGCTCGCTCGCCGGAAATTCCGCCTTCATGGCCTCGACGAGCATCTTCGTGGTGGGCGGCCTCGCAGCGGTCTTCGGCGCCTCCGAGCAGGCCGTTGCGGTGCTGAACCGGTTCAGTTTCCTGATCGAAACCTCGCAGGACCGCTTCGGCCTGAAGATCGCGCTGCTGATCTTCATCTTCACCTTTGCCTTCTTCCGCCTCGCCTGGTCGATTCGGCTGCACAACAATGCCGCCGTGGTGTTGGGCGCGATCCCGCAGCCGGAACTAAAGGACCAGCGGGACATTGGCATCGCGCGGGCGGCGGTGGCGGCGGAACTCGCGAGTCTCGCGGCGCGGCACTATAACGGCGGCGTGCACGCCTACTATTTCGGACTCGCGGTCTGCACCTGGTTCCTGCATCCCTTCGCCTTCATGGCCGCTTCGCTCTGGGTCGTGGCGATCCTCTACCGGAGGGAGTTCCGCTCCCGCGCTCTCAGGACCGTCCGGCGCGGCTAA
- the serA gene encoding phosphoglycerate dehydrogenase has protein sequence MSKIQNPSLPKDKIKFLLLEGISETATRQLELAGYSCVERHAKALEEDALKDALVDVRLLGIRSRTKVTESVIASTDKLIALGCFSVGTNQVDLEAAKRKGIPVFNAPFSNTRSVAELTIAEIVMLFRQTFPRSVGAHEGRWEKSAAGSREVRGKTLGIVGYGNIGTQLAVLAEAMGMRVIFFDRTDKLRHGNAEPAESLDALLEASDVVSLHLPETPETKDMIGAREIGKMKKGACLINNARGTILDVDALAAALKSGHLAGAAVDVFPVEPKSNADRFASPLQGLGNVILTPHVGGSTEEAQERIGEEVIRKLIEYSDVGSTVGAVNFPEVQLPPRPAGTRFIQVQRNLPGELGRLNDVFAAYNINIAAQHYQTDGEIGYVVLDAEGHVEKADELIREVRALDGTIRARVLNSID, from the coding sequence ATGAGCAAAATTCAGAATCCGTCCCTGCCCAAGGACAAGATCAAGTTTCTCCTTCTCGAGGGGATTTCCGAAACCGCGACGCGGCAGCTCGAGCTGGCGGGATATTCCTGCGTCGAGCGCCATGCCAAGGCTCTGGAAGAGGACGCGCTGAAGGATGCGCTGGTCGATGTCCGGCTGCTCGGCATCCGCTCCCGGACCAAGGTGACGGAAAGCGTGATCGCCTCGACGGACAAGCTGATCGCGCTCGGCTGTTTCTCGGTCGGCACCAACCAGGTCGATCTCGAGGCGGCGAAGCGCAAGGGTATCCCGGTCTTTAACGCGCCGTTCTCCAACACCCGCAGCGTCGCGGAATTGACGATCGCCGAGATCGTAATGCTGTTCCGGCAGACCTTCCCGCGCTCCGTGGGGGCGCACGAAGGCCGCTGGGAAAAATCCGCGGCAGGCAGCCGCGAGGTTCGGGGCAAGACTCTCGGGATCGTCGGTTACGGCAATATCGGCACCCAGCTCGCGGTGCTGGCCGAAGCGATGGGCATGCGGGTGATCTTCTTCGATCGGACCGACAAGCTGCGCCACGGCAACGCCGAGCCGGCGGAAAGCCTGGACGCGCTGCTCGAGGCCTCCGATGTGGTCTCGCTGCACCTTCCGGAGACGCCGGAGACGAAGGACATGATAGGCGCGCGCGAGATCGGCAAGATGAAAAAGGGCGCCTGTCTCATCAACAACGCCCGCGGCACGATCCTCGATGTCGACGCGCTCGCCGCGGCTCTCAAGAGCGGCCATCTCGCCGGGGCGGCGGTGGACGTCTTCCCGGTGGAGCCGAAATCGAACGCGGACAGGTTCGCCTCGCCGCTGCAGGGGCTCGGCAACGTGATCCTGACCCCGCATGTCGGCGGCTCGACCGAAGAGGCGCAGGAGCGCATCGGCGAGGAAGTGATCCGCAAGCTGATCGAATATTCCGATGTCGGCTCAACGGTCGGCGCCGTGAACTTCCCCGAGGTGCAGCTTCCGCCGCGTCCGGCCGGGACCCGCTTCATCCAGGTGCAGCGCAATTTGCCGGGAGAACTCGGCCGTCTGAACGATGTCTTCGCCGCCTACAACATCAACATCGCTGCCCAGCATTACCAGACGGACGGCGAGATCGGGTACGTGGTGCTGGATGCGGAAGGGCACGTCGAGAAGGCGGACGAGCTGATCCGCGAGGTGCGGGCGCTCGACGGGACGATCCGCGCGCGGGTGCTGAACAGCATCGACTGA
- a CDS encoding nitroreductase family protein: MPDSQQIPSNDVIDTLLNRVSVRKYSGEPVSEAMVETILKTAFRAPTSSNIQSYSVVVVRDAEKRKALAAACGGQRHVAEAPVFLAFCADLTRIEDALVRNGHSIDSNNLETGLVSAIDAALVGMSAYLVADSLGIKGVMIGGARNKPVEVARILGLPQRVFCVFGMCLGWPAEAPAQKPRMDYDGLVHFEEYGKSRTGADAKRIVDDYDVALAKHYRGQGRQTTDASWSDDMDKKFHPWLRDDLRERLKELGFDFR; encoded by the coding sequence ATGCCCGACTCCCAGCAGATTCCCTCGAACGACGTGATCGACACGCTCCTCAACCGGGTCAGCGTCCGCAAATATTCGGGCGAGCCCGTGAGCGAAGCGATGGTCGAGACCATCCTCAAGACCGCCTTCCGCGCGCCGACCTCCTCGAATATCCAGTCCTACAGCGTGGTCGTGGTGCGCGATGCGGAGAAGCGCAAGGCGCTCGCAGCGGCCTGCGGCGGCCAGCGTCATGTCGCCGAGGCTCCGGTTTTCCTTGCTTTTTGCGCCGACCTGACGCGGATCGAGGATGCGCTCGTGCGCAACGGGCACAGCATCGACAGCAACAATCTGGAAACCGGTCTGGTCTCCGCGATCGACGCCGCGCTCGTCGGCATGTCGGCCTATCTCGTCGCCGACAGCCTCGGCATCAAGGGCGTGATGATCGGCGGCGCCCGCAACAAGCCGGTCGAGGTCGCCCGCATCCTGGGCCTGCCACAGCGGGTCTTCTGCGTCTTCGGCATGTGCCTTGGCTGGCCGGCGGAAGCGCCGGCGCAGAAGCCGCGCATGGACTATGACGGGCTGGTGCATTTCGAGGAATATGGCAAGAGCCGGACCGGCGCCGATGCGAAGAGGATCGTCGACGATTATGACGTTGCATTGGCGAAACATTATCGCGGGCAGGGACGGCAGACGACCGATGCCTCCTGGTCGGACGACATGGACAAGAAATTCCATCCATGGCTGCGCGACGATCTGCGCGAACGACTGAAGGAACTTGGCTTCGATTTCCGCTAG
- a CDS encoding NADH:flavin oxidoreductase, giving the protein MSSDPLLQPYQLKHLTLRNRLMSTSHEPAYSEDGMPTDRYRLYHLEKAKGGIALTMTAGSAVVSEDSPAAFGNLYAYKDEIVPHLKRLADDCHEYGTAVMIQLTHLGRRTNWNKADWLPVLAPSPVREPAHRAFPKEAEDWDLDRIAADYAAAVERMQAAGLDGIELECYGHLLDGFWSPATNFRSDEHGGSLDNRLRFTRRVLDSIRERVGPDFIVGLRLVADEQWEKGLSREEGIEICRRLVGTGQIDFLNVIRGHIDTDAALSGVIPIQGMASAPHLDFAGEVRAETKFPVFHAARIQDVATARHAVAEGKLDMVGMTRAHIADPHIALKLSQGREQDIRPCVGATYCLDRIYEGHEALCIHNAATGRELTMPQVISPAEGPRKRIIVVGAGPAGLEAARVAGARGHAVTVFEAGPEAGGQVRLAAQSKRRSELIGIVDWRLEQLAAAGVEIRYNHYAEATDVTAEDPDIVFVATGGLPNPEILETGNELVHSTWDILSGEVSPTGRVLVYDDNGGHPAMQAAEMLIDKGAEVEIVTPERFFAPEIGGLNHVPYAGALHRSASRITINTRLTGVTRNGNVLTATLGSDYDRRTEEREVDHVVVEHGTLPLDELYFGLKPTSRNLGAVDYKALIRSTDAFPARNPEGRFFLARIGDAVASRNIHAAIYDGLRFAKDL; this is encoded by the coding sequence ATGTCGAGCGACCCGCTGCTGCAGCCCTATCAGCTGAAGCACCTGACCCTGCGTAACCGCCTGATGTCGACATCGCACGAGCCCGCCTATTCCGAGGACGGGATGCCGACAGACCGTTACCGGCTCTATCACCTGGAGAAGGCGAAGGGAGGCATCGCGCTGACCATGACGGCCGGCTCCGCCGTCGTCTCCGAGGACAGTCCCGCCGCCTTCGGCAACCTCTATGCCTACAAGGACGAGATCGTTCCGCATCTGAAACGCTTGGCGGACGACTGCCACGAATACGGCACCGCGGTGATGATCCAGCTCACCCATCTCGGCCGCCGCACGAACTGGAACAAGGCCGACTGGCTGCCTGTCCTCGCTCCATCGCCGGTGCGCGAGCCGGCCCACCGGGCCTTTCCGAAAGAAGCCGAGGACTGGGACCTCGACCGGATCGCGGCGGATTACGCGGCCGCCGTCGAACGCATGCAGGCCGCCGGTCTCGACGGCATCGAACTCGAATGCTACGGCCACCTGCTCGACGGCTTCTGGTCGCCTGCAACGAATTTCCGCAGCGACGAACATGGCGGCAGCCTCGACAACCGGCTGCGCTTTACCCGCCGCGTGCTCGACAGCATCCGCGAACGGGTCGGACCGGACTTCATTGTCGGACTGCGGCTCGTCGCCGACGAGCAGTGGGAGAAAGGCCTCTCCCGCGAGGAGGGGATCGAGATCTGCAGACGCCTGGTCGGGACCGGGCAGATCGACTTCCTGAACGTGATCCGCGGCCATATCGACACCGACGCGGCGCTCTCGGGCGTGATTCCGATCCAGGGCATGGCCTCGGCCCCGCATCTCGATTTCGCGGGCGAGGTCCGGGCGGAAACCAAGTTCCCGGTCTTCCATGCCGCCCGCATCCAGGATGTCGCCACCGCCCGCCATGCGGTCGCGGAAGGCAAGCTCGACATGGTCGGCATGACCCGGGCCCATATCGCCGATCCGCATATCGCCCTGAAACTCTCCCAGGGACGCGAGCAGGACATCCGGCCCTGCGTCGGCGCGACCTATTGCCTCGACCGGATCTACGAGGGGCACGAGGCGCTCTGCATCCACAACGCCGCCACCGGGCGCGAGCTGACGATGCCGCAGGTGATCTCCCCGGCGGAGGGACCGCGGAAACGCATCATCGTGGTCGGGGCCGGTCCCGCCGGGCTGGAAGCGGCGCGCGTCGCCGGCGCGCGGGGCCATGCGGTCACCGTCTTCGAGGCCGGCCCGGAAGCCGGCGGGCAGGTGCGCCTCGCGGCACAGAGCAAGCGGCGCTCGGAACTGATCGGGATCGTCGACTGGCGCCTCGAACAGCTCGCCGCCGCCGGCGTGGAGATCCGCTACAATCATTACGCCGAGGCAACGGACGTCACGGCCGAAGACCCGGACATAGTGTTCGTCGCGACCGGCGGCCTGCCCAACCCGGAGATCCTGGAAACCGGCAACGAGCTCGTGCACTCGACCTGGGACATCCTCTCGGGCGAGGTCAGCCCCACGGGCCGGGTCCTGGTCTATGACGACAATGGCGGCCATCCCGCGATGCAGGCGGCGGAAATGCTGATCGACAAGGGGGCCGAAGTCGAGATCGTCACACCCGAGCGCTTCTTCGCGCCGGAGATCGGGGGCCTCAATCATGTACCCTATGCGGGTGCGCTGCACCGCTCGGCCAGCCGGATCACCATCAACACGCGGCTGACCGGCGTGACCCGGAACGGCAACGTTCTGACGGCGACGCTCGGCTCGGACTATGACAGGCGGACCGAGGAGCGCGAGGTCGACCATGTCGTTGTGGAACACGGGACCTTGCCGCTGGACGAGCTCTATTTCGGCCTCAAGCCCACCTCGCGCAATCTGGGTGCCGTCGACTACAAGGCACTGATCCGGAGCACGGACGCCTTCCCGGCCCGCAATCCGGAGGGCCGCTTTTTCCTCGCCCGGATCGGCGACGCGGTGGCGTCTCGCAATATCCACGCGGCGATCTATGACGGGCTGCGCTTCGCCAAGGACCTTTAG
- a CDS encoding B12-binding domain-containing radical SAM protein, protein MIPKVSWLPNLRPRKILLAVMPYEGEVRDKVTDKFYKNSAVKYMPLGVLSIAACIPPDYEVKVLDAASRGMTLEETIAEIEAFEPDILGLSVVTYRAWSMVQILKRCSAPVKVVGGPHTTKSSAYIIEQGADAVFIDDAEVTFPKWLADGCPKGIFDGGQADLNALPLPARRLLDKEDYFIEKNDDLLFDVGRLRLPLFTSKGCPFSCIYCDVQQKTFNFKSPERVGDEFEDLIDYGATSIHILDDAFNIRKSRVVDISRELTSRGIDIDWSARGTVEVREEVVAELAAAGCKRLHVGIESLDDTVLENLKKSQRVKHVEKFANHCAKHGIDILGYFILGSPGETEEYRRRLPALIEEMNIRIPYFNILSPLAETPFYSQLLAEGRFERDHWDDFCREPVKDFIMPDVRPAEERAMLEATIQEYVEFFKRRDLHVFAA, encoded by the coding sequence ATGATCCCGAAGGTCAGTTGGCTGCCCAATCTGCGCCCCCGGAAAATCCTCCTTGCGGTCATGCCCTACGAAGGCGAGGTGCGCGACAAGGTAACGGACAAGTTCTACAAGAACAGCGCCGTCAAATACATGCCGCTCGGCGTTCTCAGCATTGCCGCCTGCATCCCGCCCGACTACGAGGTCAAGGTGCTGGACGCGGCCAGCCGCGGCATGACGCTTGAGGAGACGATCGCCGAAATCGAAGCCTTCGAGCCTGACATTCTCGGTCTGTCCGTCGTCACCTATCGCGCCTGGTCGATGGTCCAGATCCTGAAGCGCTGCTCTGCGCCCGTGAAAGTCGTCGGCGGACCGCACACGACCAAGAGTTCGGCATACATCATCGAGCAGGGCGCCGATGCCGTCTTCATCGACGATGCGGAGGTTACGTTCCCGAAGTGGCTTGCCGACGGATGTCCGAAAGGCATCTTCGATGGCGGCCAGGCCGACCTCAACGCACTCCCGCTACCGGCCCGCCGTCTCCTCGACAAGGAAGATTACTTTATCGAGAAGAACGACGACCTTCTCTTCGACGTCGGGCGGCTTCGCCTCCCTCTATTCACCTCCAAGGGCTGCCCGTTCAGTTGCATCTACTGCGACGTGCAGCAGAAGACTTTCAATTTCAAGAGTCCGGAACGTGTGGGAGATGAATTCGAGGACCTGATCGACTACGGCGCCACCTCGATCCATATCCTCGACGACGCGTTTAACATCCGCAAAAGCCGGGTCGTCGACATCAGCCGGGAACTGACCTCGCGCGGGATCGATATCGACTGGAGCGCGCGCGGCACGGTCGAGGTTCGCGAGGAAGTCGTCGCCGAACTGGCGGCGGCGGGCTGCAAGAGACTGCATGTCGGGATCGAGAGCCTTGATGACACCGTGCTCGAGAACCTGAAGAAGTCGCAGCGCGTGAAGCATGTGGAAAAATTCGCCAACCACTGCGCAAAGCATGGCATCGACATTCTCGGCTATTTCATTCTCGGATCGCCCGGGGAAACCGAGGAATACCGCCGCAGGCTCCCCGCGCTGATCGAGGAAATGAACATCAGGATTCCCTACTTCAATATTCTCTCGCCGCTTGCGGAGACTCCGTTCTACAGCCAGCTCCTGGCGGAAGGACGTTTCGAACGGGATCACTGGGACGATTTCTGCCGGGAGCCGGTCAAAGATTTCATCATGCCCGACGTCCGGCCGGCCGAGGAGCGCGCCATGCTGGAAGCGACGATCCAGGAATATGTCGAGTTCTTCAAGCGACGGGACCTGCACGTCTTCGCGGCCTGA
- a CDS encoding PAS domain-containing protein, whose translation MLEQVRIGYRRLLDALSHGTPLSAVRRRGARHIETGPKPQDDDMPQIRASLGLKVPRHQSDVRPGSRVYPLESLAMHFLSGLHTGVTIGGLVVPCVFGGKNMSRWATRRPGYHASVAAALPGFGTESCRLVASAYAALLERAGGQIPCKNGLDLSGIAPAMANVALAAVKLRSACVFRIAGEEIRSRFGRKLVGQNYYDLVDPARRSHAVRSMDMVVSIPCGFRVELIQRFSNGMETPAEACAFPLRSPDPEIDGFILFADESSAPPARIRNSDPELEESIVVRRDLIDLGFGVDERFEDLIRASR comes from the coding sequence ATGCTGGAACAGGTCCGGATCGGTTACCGGCGTCTTCTTGACGCGCTGTCGCACGGCACGCCGCTGAGCGCGGTCCGCCGCCGGGGCGCTAGACATATAGAGACGGGGCCGAAACCGCAAGATGATGACATGCCGCAGATTCGGGCTTCCTTGGGCTTGAAGGTTCCCCGGCACCAGTCGGACGTACGCCCGGGGTCCCGCGTTTACCCTTTAGAAAGCCTTGCGATGCATTTTCTGTCTGGCTTGCACACGGGCGTCACCATCGGGGGATTGGTCGTCCCGTGTGTTTTTGGGGGAAAGAACATGTCGCGCTGGGCCACCCGCCGACCAGGGTATCACGCAAGCGTCGCCGCCGCGCTGCCCGGATTCGGGACCGAGAGCTGCCGCCTCGTGGCGTCCGCCTATGCTGCCCTCCTCGAGCGCGCGGGGGGACAGATTCCATGCAAGAACGGTCTCGACCTCTCTGGAATCGCGCCGGCCATGGCGAATGTCGCGCTTGCCGCGGTCAAGCTCCGCTCCGCCTGTGTTTTCCGGATCGCCGGTGAGGAAATACGCTCCAGATTCGGACGCAAGCTCGTCGGCCAGAATTATTACGATCTCGTCGACCCGGCCCGGCGCAGCCACGCGGTGCGGTCGATGGACATGGTGGTCAGCATTCCCTGCGGCTTTCGTGTCGAGCTCATCCAGCGCTTTTCCAACGGAATGGAGACGCCGGCGGAGGCATGTGCCTTCCCCCTGCGCTCCCCGGACCCCGAAATCGACGGCTTCATCCTTTTCGCCGACGAGTCTTCCGCACCGCCCGCCCGCATTCGGAACAGCGATCCCGAGCTTGAGGAATCGATCGTCGTCCGCCGCGATCTGATCGATCTCGGCTTCGGCGTTGACGAGCGTTTCGAGGATCTCATTCGCGCAAGCAGATGA
- a CDS encoding flavodoxin family protein, whose product MSRSLLIVAHAPSENTKALRHAALAGANDAGGAAVSVRCLGPFDADADAVRSCDAILLGTTENLGYMSGALKDFFDRIYYPCLEETQGLPYALFVRAGHDGTGTCRAVESITTGLRWRAVQEPLVCRGAYNPNFVQQCRDLGAGMAAGLEAGIF is encoded by the coding sequence ATGTCCAGATCCCTGCTGATCGTCGCCCACGCGCCGTCCGAGAACACAAAAGCCCTACGCCACGCCGCGCTCGCCGGGGCGAACGACGCCGGCGGGGCGGCCGTGAGTGTCCGCTGCCTCGGCCCGTTCGACGCCGACGCCGACGCCGTCCGGTCCTGCGATGCCATACTGCTCGGAACCACCGAAAATCTCGGCTACATGAGCGGCGCCCTGAAGGATTTCTTCGACCGGATCTATTATCCTTGCCTCGAGGAGACCCAGGGCCTGCCCTATGCCCTGTTCGTACGCGCCGGACATGACGGCACCGGAACCTGCCGGGCGGTCGAGAGCATCACCACGGGCCTCCGCTGGCGGGCGGTACAGGAGCCGCTGGTCTGCCGGGGCGCCTATAATCCGAACTTCGTTCAGCAATGCCGCGATCTCGGCGCGGGCATGGCGGCCGGGCTCGAAGCCGGAATCTTCTAG
- a CDS encoding isocitrate lyase/PEP mutase family protein, translated as MDWKDRRRKFRQVIGGARCIRPGSVHDALSARIAEDLGFEAGMLGGSVASLAVLGAPDVMVLTLSELAGLVLRINRAGNLPLMIDADHGFGNALNVRRTVEELEVAGAAGLSIEDTDLPEPYGSQGKTRLLSLEQGVGKMRAALAGRQDPDLVIAGRTSAPSVTGLEDAIARAKAYEEVGVDAIFMIGLKTRAELDAVSAAVKLPLIIGGVPAELDDWDYLSERRVRIALQGHQPISAAIAAIEQTLRALRDGAHPSEIGGLADPDLIRRVTRADDYEALADRTLGR; from the coding sequence ATGGACTGGAAAGACCGCCGTCGGAAATTCCGGCAGGTGATCGGGGGCGCGCGCTGCATCCGCCCGGGCTCCGTGCATGACGCGCTCTCGGCGCGGATCGCGGAGGATCTCGGCTTCGAGGCCGGAATGCTCGGCGGCTCCGTCGCCTCGCTCGCCGTGCTCGGTGCTCCGGACGTCATGGTCCTGACCTTGAGCGAACTTGCCGGGCTGGTGCTGCGGATCAACCGCGCGGGCAATCTGCCGCTGATGATCGATGCCGATCACGGCTTCGGCAACGCGCTGAATGTCCGGCGCACGGTGGAGGAACTGGAGGTGGCGGGCGCGGCCGGCCTCTCGATCGAGGATACCGACCTGCCCGAGCCGTACGGCAGCCAGGGCAAGACCCGTCTTCTGTCGCTCGAGCAAGGCGTGGGCAAGATGCGCGCCGCGCTCGCGGGACGTCAGGACCCCGACTTGGTGATCGCGGGCCGGACCAGCGCCCCGTCGGTCACCGGGCTCGAGGACGCGATCGCCCGGGCCAAGGCCTATGAGGAAGTCGGGGTCGATGCGATTTTCATGATCGGCCTGAAGACCCGTGCTGAGCTTGATGCGGTGTCCGCAGCTGTCAAGTTGCCGCTGATCATCGGCGGCGTTCCGGCGGAGCTGGACGACTGGGATTATCTCTCGGAACGCCGGGTCCGCATTGCGCTTCAGGGGCATCAGCCGATCTCCGCAGCGATCGCGGCGATCGAGCAGACCCTGCGGGCGCTGCGCGACGGGGCCCATCCGTCGGAAATCGGTGGGCTGGCCGATCCGGACCTGATCCGGCGGGTAACCCGTGCGGACGATTACGAGGCGCTGGCGGATCGCACCCTCGGGCGTTGA
- a CDS encoding PAS domain-containing sensor histidine kinase produces the protein MDSPAAYAAILRQEEYENAIPSELRGPDLVVRRRSPGFEALLRELSVEGLDAVDPGYLSLIRSVLAGGEPRSRNLRATVDDAARFLRIDVYPCFSDDGAVAGVIVVAADNAPAARRENAILRNLELERSRFDDYPVGTSDEDWTGARRVLERLSREGHSDFPQYVREHPEILTDLVAGARVVDLNEATVRTYNAPDKRALIDHFNQPPDLSSYNPETGYSDIFVSLLARFFAGETKVVVEGWDRTFDGKDIYLRTTTSVMPGFEQSWGWVLQTVEDITDRKQMEDQLREAQERYELAVEGARDGLWDWNFGAGEFFASAQMCRTVGWGSEPRTIPPRESATHIHPEHRAAVRRALVRHLRAGSDTFSLEYRTLDRETGPAWVSNHCRVVRNASGKVVRMAGSVTDVTARKQHEDELRMAKEQAEIANRAKTEFLANMSHELRTPLNAILGFSQTIESELFGALPNAKYKEYAGDIHSSALHLLEVINDILDMSKIEANEFVVSDDLFDATAAVRRCVRFMSERAARKGIEIAVSIEAERIAIEADQRMFRQIMLNLLSNAVKFTDNGGKVWVEGGELVDGHLEFRVGDTGIGMAPEDVEVALTPFGQVGKGRLVAQEGSGLGLSIVARLMTLHGGDLAVHSEPGKGTLVVLRFPGERFRADILA, from the coding sequence ATGGACAGCCCGGCGGCCTATGCCGCTATTTTGCGCCAGGAAGAGTACGAGAATGCGATCCCGTCGGAGCTTCGCGGTCCCGATCTTGTCGTTCGGCGCCGGTCGCCCGGGTTCGAGGCGCTGTTGCGGGAATTGTCGGTCGAGGGACTGGATGCGGTCGACCCGGGCTACCTGTCCCTGATCCGGTCGGTGCTCGCCGGGGGCGAGCCGCGCAGCAGGAACCTCCGCGCGACTGTGGACGATGCGGCGAGGTTTCTGCGCATCGATGTCTATCCCTGCTTCTCCGACGACGGCGCCGTTGCCGGCGTGATCGTGGTCGCGGCGGACAACGCCCCGGCAGCGCGGCGCGAGAACGCAATCCTCCGCAATCTCGAACTCGAGCGCTCCCGGTTCGACGATTATCCGGTCGGCACCTCCGATGAGGACTGGACCGGTGCACGCCGGGTTCTCGAGCGGCTGAGCCGGGAAGGGCATTCCGACTTCCCGCAATATGTCCGCGAGCATCCGGAGATCCTGACGGACCTCGTCGCCGGCGCTCGTGTCGTGGATCTGAACGAAGCAACCGTGCGGACCTACAACGCACCGGACAAGCGCGCGCTGATCGACCACTTCAATCAGCCCCCGGATCTATCGAGCTACAATCCGGAAACCGGGTATTCGGATATATTCGTCTCGCTGCTCGCACGTTTCTTCGCCGGCGAGACCAAGGTCGTCGTGGAAGGCTGGGACCGGACATTCGACGGCAAGGATATCTATCTGCGGACAACCACGAGCGTCATGCCTGGCTTTGAACAGAGCTGGGGCTGGGTGCTGCAGACGGTCGAGGACATCACCGACCGCAAGCAGATGGAGGATCAGCTGCGGGAGGCGCAGGAGCGCTACGAACTCGCGGTCGAGGGCGCCCGCGACGGTCTTTGGGACTGGAATTTCGGCGCCGGCGAATTCTTTGCCTCGGCGCAGATGTGCCGCACGGTCGGCTGGGGCAGCGAGCCGCGCACCATTCCGCCGAGAGAGTCCGCGACGCATATCCATCCGGAACACCGGGCGGCGGTCCGCCGTGCCCTGGTTCGCCATTTGCGTGCTGGATCGGATACTTTCTCGCTGGAATACCGGACGCTGGACCGTGAAACCGGCCCGGCCTGGGTCTCCAACCATTGCCGCGTCGTCCGCAATGCGTCCGGGAAAGTGGTGCGGATGGCCGGGTCGGTCACCGATGTGACCGCCCGCAAGCAGCACGAGGACGAGCTGCGCATGGCCAAGGAGCAGGCCGAGATCGCGAATCGCGCGAAGACCGAGTTCCTGGCCAATATGAGTCACGAGCTGAGGACGCCGCTCAACGCCATTCTCGGCTTCTCCCAGACCATCGAGTCCGAGTTGTTTGGTGCTTTGCCGAATGCAAAATACAAGGAATATGCAGGGGACATTCACAGCAGCGCCCTGCATCTGCTTGAGGTGATCAACGACATTCTCGACATGTCAAAGATCGAGGCGAACGAGTTCGTGGTGTCCGATGACCTGTTCGACGCCACTGCGGCGGTGAGGCGCTGCGTCCGCTTCATGAGCGAGCGGGCCGCGCGCAAGGGGATCGAGATCGCCGTCTCCATCGAGGCGGAGCGGATCGCGATCGAGGCGGATCAGCGCATGTTCCGGCAGATCATGCTGAACCTGCTCTCGAACGCCGTGAAATTCACGGACAATGGCGGCAAGGTCTGGGTCGAGGGCGGTGAACTGGTGGACGGCCATCTGGAGTTCCGCGTCGGCGATACCGGGATCGGTATGGCGCCGGAGGATGTGGAGGTCGCGCTGACGCCTTTCGGTCAAGTCGGGAAGGGCCGGCTGGTGGCGCAGGAGGGCTCTGGACTCGGACTTTCCATCGTCGCGCGGTTGATGACCTTGCATGGTGGCGATCTGGCGGTTCACAGCGAGCCCGGAAAAGGCACTCTGGTCGTCCTGCGTTTTCCGGGTGAGCGCTTCAGAGCTGACATCCTGGCCTGA